The Diachasmimorpha longicaudata isolate KC_UGA_2023 chromosome 14, iyDiaLong2, whole genome shotgun sequence genome includes a region encoding these proteins:
- the LOC135169144 gene encoding uncharacterized protein LOC135169144 translates to MDQSLTFPFNSQQMQNKWGAKKKENWAILPHQVCKGPPTKGKSSKKCGKLSPSSKLGMHQGPHYQSGYQPGTFKPKKSKYGENKVEKKKKNSTRRLGHKSPGSTQSDSKILKVNNKKTSEIMQVSTEEKKLWINMLEKDLDLFNQVNYIDKKKDLKKIQDREKRLKLAEKKKADFIAREKRRELAKEKQRQFRARESEKNRSKDNTSKDIIPEPMMELDSSIEIIPSTPSVINLILEREGEDAQHGSLNFATSTPKKPRKSIEEIEAVLVALGANLEQRNREDDYEGRWAPTQRQKELDQIAMQLDQSGDDDDEGLAIQSLDFPPLSPSNRSG, encoded by the exons atggaccaatcattgacctttcctttcaatagccaacaaatgcaaaacaagtggggggcgaagaaaaaggaaaactGGGCCATCCTTCCCCATCAGGTATGCAAAGGACCCCCCACCAAgggcaaatcttcaaaaaagtgtggaaaacttagcccctcctctaaactagggatgcatcaaggacccca ttatcaatcaggttatcagcctggaacttttaaacctaaaaaatctaaatatggtGAAAACAAG gttgaaaagaagaagaaaaactcaaccagacgattgggccataaatcacccggtagcactcaaagtgactctaaaatcctgaaagtcaataataaaaaaacaagtgaaatcatgcaagtgagtacagaagaaaaaaagttatggattaatatgttagaaaaagatcttgatttattcaatcaagtgaactacattgataagaaaaaggatctgaaaaaaatacaggatcgcgaaaaacgtttaaaactcgcggaaaaaaagaaggccgactttatcgctcgcgaaaaacgtcgcgaactagctaaggaaaaacaaagacaatttagagctcgcgaatcagaaaaaaatcgatccaaggacaacacatcgaaggatatcatccctgagcccatgatggaattggattcatcgatcgagatcattcccagcactccatcagtcatcaatttaatcctggaacgcgagggtgaagatgctcagcatggatcattgaatttcgcgaCCTCAACCCCGaaaa aaccgcgaaaatctatcgaggaaatcgaggccgttctagtcgcgttgggcgcgaatctagaacaaaggaatcgcgaggacgattacgaagggcgatgggctccaacgcagcgccaaaaagagcttgatcaaattgcgatgcaattggatcaaagcggtgatgatgatgatgaaggattggccatccagagtcttgatttccccccgttatcacccagtaaccgttcgggttaa